A window of the Microbacterium sp. LWH13-1.2 genome harbors these coding sequences:
- a CDS encoding DUF6882 domain-containing protein: MTFAALQPLADRAALFTALRQDALATALESLGDNRWDADMAAGTLTFTSNADATRQIVTRAHLVATIAPGPRSLLWAWVHPQGDSAGVAAQLRDYGTEHGIAELSQTELPFPEDAAGDAGWITRAAHTVGAVAVELTGRAPYYLAPVGGGTYAVFLLDAPLPPLTVASAAIVLPRILSGLAMSDARTAVWDAARLAGWNLTWTDESFSGATVADASGTATFRFDEQARITNIESSLHPQG; the protein is encoded by the coding sequence ATGACCTTCGCCGCGCTTCAGCCGCTCGCAGACCGTGCCGCACTGTTCACCGCCCTTCGCCAGGATGCCCTGGCCACCGCGCTCGAGAGCCTCGGCGACAACCGCTGGGATGCCGACATGGCGGCTGGCACCCTCACCTTCACCTCGAATGCCGACGCCACCCGCCAGATCGTGACGCGAGCGCACCTCGTCGCGACGATCGCGCCCGGCCCGCGCTCGCTGCTCTGGGCGTGGGTGCACCCGCAGGGAGACTCCGCCGGTGTCGCCGCGCAGCTGCGCGACTACGGCACCGAGCACGGCATCGCCGAGCTGAGCCAGACCGAGCTGCCCTTCCCCGAAGACGCTGCGGGTGATGCCGGGTGGATCACGCGGGCCGCCCACACGGTCGGCGCCGTGGCCGTCGAGCTCACCGGTCGCGCGCCGTACTACCTCGCTCCGGTCGGCGGCGGCACGTACGCGGTGTTCCTGCTCGACGCCCCACTCCCCCCGCTCACCGTCGCATCCGCGGCGATCGTGCTTCCCCGCATCCTCTCCGGCCTCGCGATGTCCGACGCGCGCACCGCCGTGTGGGACGCGGCCCGCCTCGCCGGCTGGAACCTCACCTGGACCGACGAGTCGTTCTCCGGCGCGACGGTCGCCGACGCCTCGGGAACGGCGACCTTCCGCTTCGACGAGCAGGCGCGCATCACGAACATCGAGAGCAGCCTGCACCCCCAGGGCTGA
- a CDS encoding MFS transporter yields the protein MIRALAAMQDKGFRWFFLARAITLIAGSMSSIALAFAVLEIDNDARSLSLVLAAFTVSNIVFLLFGGVIADRLPRALIIQSCYVIDILTVGAMAALLFSGTATVPLLALLSVVNGASTAFVLPAMQGIIPQLTSPEHLQQANAMLSFVRSATTIGGPIIAGIVVASAGPAWAMVVQGIGWVIAIPVLALVRLPPPDHAGGTTMFHDLRVGWQEFWGRTWLWVIVLAFMVMNAIHIGAWGVVGPYIAKNDERLGIAGWGWVVSAEGVGILLMTLILMWFPLKRPLRYGMIGMAAFAIPLTVLGIHPAVILLAIAAFIAGAGAEVFSTGWNLAMMENVPGDKLSRVSSYDMLGSYVVMPIGTLVYGWLITHSDVETVLITSGILYASIAAVTLLVPSVWRMGRPADAVSARQALADS from the coding sequence ATGATCCGCGCTCTCGCCGCGATGCAGGACAAGGGATTCCGCTGGTTCTTCCTCGCCCGCGCGATCACGCTGATCGCCGGGTCGATGTCGTCGATCGCCCTGGCCTTCGCGGTGCTCGAGATCGACAACGACGCCCGTTCCCTGTCGCTCGTGCTCGCCGCCTTCACGGTCAGCAACATCGTCTTCCTGCTGTTCGGCGGAGTGATCGCCGACCGGCTGCCGCGCGCGCTCATCATCCAGTCCTGCTACGTGATCGACATCCTCACCGTCGGGGCGATGGCGGCGCTCCTGTTCAGCGGCACCGCTACGGTCCCCCTGCTCGCGCTGCTGTCGGTCGTCAACGGCGCCTCCACCGCGTTCGTGCTGCCGGCGATGCAGGGGATCATCCCGCAGCTCACCTCCCCCGAGCATCTGCAGCAGGCCAACGCGATGCTGTCGTTCGTGCGCTCCGCGACCACGATCGGCGGCCCGATCATCGCCGGCATCGTGGTCGCTTCCGCCGGTCCGGCCTGGGCGATGGTCGTGCAGGGGATCGGCTGGGTCATCGCGATCCCCGTGCTCGCACTGGTCAGGCTCCCTCCTCCGGATCATGCGGGTGGCACCACGATGTTCCACGACCTCCGAGTCGGCTGGCAGGAGTTCTGGGGTCGCACCTGGCTGTGGGTGATCGTGCTCGCCTTCATGGTGATGAACGCGATCCACATCGGCGCCTGGGGTGTCGTCGGTCCCTACATCGCGAAGAACGACGAGCGCCTCGGGATCGCCGGGTGGGGGTGGGTGGTCAGCGCCGAAGGCGTCGGCATCCTGCTGATGACTCTCATCCTGATGTGGTTCCCGCTCAAGCGGCCGCTGCGCTACGGGATGATCGGCATGGCCGCGTTCGCGATACCACTGACCGTGCTCGGCATCCACCCCGCCGTGATCCTGCTGGCCATCGCCGCCTTCATCGCCGGGGCCGGAGCCGAGGTCTTCAGCACCGGGTGGAACCTCGCGATGATGGAGAACGTGCCGGGCGACAAGCTCTCGCGCGTCTCGAGCTACGACATGCTCGGAAGCTACGTCGTGATGCCCATCGGCACCCTCGTCTACGGCTGGCTCATCACGCACAGCGACGTCGAGACGGTCCTGATCACCTCGGGGATCCTCTACGCATCGATCGCGGCGGTGACCCTGCTGGTGCCGAGCGTCTGGCGCATGGGCCGCCCTGCGGATGCGGTGTCCGCGCGCCAGGCGTTGGCGGATTCATAG
- a CDS encoding HpcH/HpaI aldolase/citrate lyase family protein, translated as MPLHLSPSFREQLASADRALIGMWACSGSPLVTEVAAGSGLDWLLIDMEHSSNTLESTLLQLQVVAAYPITPVVRVPSNDTVVIKQVLDLGAQNLIVPMVSSAEEARAAVAATRYPPEGVRGVGSALARSARWNRVDGYLQDSARHTSLTVQIETAAGVEAAAGIAAVDGVDAVFVGPSDLSASMGLLGQQTHPDVVSAVERVFAAVKTAGTPVGVNAFDPSAADAYIAAGADFVAVGADVAMLARASEALAARFIPASDDATRASY; from the coding sequence ATGCCGCTTCATCTGAGCCCCTCCTTTCGCGAGCAGCTCGCCTCCGCCGACCGTGCGTTGATCGGCATGTGGGCCTGCTCCGGCAGCCCGCTGGTGACCGAGGTCGCCGCAGGGTCAGGCCTCGACTGGCTGTTGATCGACATGGAGCACTCCTCGAACACACTCGAGTCGACGCTGCTGCAGCTGCAGGTCGTCGCCGCGTACCCGATCACCCCGGTCGTGCGCGTGCCGTCCAACGACACGGTGGTGATCAAGCAGGTCCTCGATCTCGGCGCGCAGAACCTCATCGTGCCGATGGTCTCGTCGGCCGAGGAGGCACGTGCGGCCGTCGCCGCGACCCGGTATCCGCCCGAGGGCGTGCGCGGTGTCGGCAGCGCGCTCGCGCGCAGCGCCCGCTGGAACAGGGTCGACGGATACCTGCAGGACTCGGCTCGGCACACCTCGCTGACCGTGCAGATCGAGACGGCCGCGGGAGTCGAGGCCGCAGCCGGGATCGCGGCCGTCGACGGCGTGGATGCGGTGTTCGTGGGGCCCTCCGACCTCTCGGCGTCGATGGGACTCCTCGGACAGCAGACCCACCCCGACGTGGTCAGCGCTGTCGAGCGGGTCTTCGCCGCAGTGAAGACCGCAGGCACGCCTGTAGGCGTCAACGCCTTCGACCCGTCAGCCGCCGATGCCTACATCGCCGCTGGCGCGGACTTCGTGGCGGTCGGCGCCGACGTGGCGATGCTCGCGCGGGCATCCGAGGCGCTCGCCGCCCGTTTCATCCCGGCATCCGACGACGCGACCCGCGCCAGCTACTGA
- a CDS encoding fumarylacetoacetate hydrolase family protein: MLSADTIAQIAAQLADADRHHSVIPRITARYPEATVEDSYAIQGVWRDSQIAAGRRLVGRKIGLTSKAMQQATGITEPDYGVMFDDTVYESGADIPVDHFSNVRIEVELAFVLKRPLEGPDCTLDDALAAIDYAVPSLEVLNSHIELEGRTIVDTISDNAAYGAMVLGTVHKRPDEIDLRWVPGVLSRNGEIEETGVAAGVLGHPATGVAWLANKFHQHGARLEAGEIILAGSFTRPMWVSRGDQVLCDYGPMGTIECRFI, encoded by the coding sequence ATGCTGTCCGCAGACACCATCGCGCAGATCGCCGCACAGCTCGCCGACGCCGACCGGCACCACTCCGTGATCCCACGCATCACCGCGCGGTATCCGGAGGCGACGGTCGAGGACTCGTACGCGATCCAGGGCGTGTGGCGCGATTCGCAGATCGCCGCAGGTCGCCGCCTCGTCGGCCGCAAGATCGGGCTGACGTCCAAGGCGATGCAGCAGGCCACGGGCATCACCGAGCCCGACTACGGCGTCATGTTCGACGACACGGTCTACGAATCGGGCGCCGATATCCCCGTAGACCACTTCTCGAACGTGCGCATCGAGGTCGAACTCGCCTTCGTGCTCAAGCGTCCGCTGGAGGGCCCCGACTGCACCCTCGATGACGCGCTCGCGGCGATCGACTACGCGGTGCCCTCGCTCGAGGTGCTGAACTCGCACATCGAGCTCGAGGGGCGCACGATCGTCGACACGATCAGCGACAACGCCGCATACGGTGCGATGGTGCTCGGCACCGTGCACAAGCGTCCCGACGAGATCGACCTGCGCTGGGTGCCGGGGGTGCTCTCGCGCAACGGAGAGATCGAGGAGACGGGTGTGGCCGCCGGCGTTCTCGGACACCCCGCCACCGGCGTCGCGTGGCTGGCGAACAAGTTCCACCAGCACGGCGCACGTCTGGAGGCCGGGGAGATCATCCTGGCAGGATCGTTCACACGCCCGATGTGGGTGTCGCGCGGCGATCAGGTGCTGTGCGACTACGGACCGATGGGAACGATCGAATGCCGCTTCATCTGA
- the hpaD gene encoding 3,4-dihydroxyphenylacetate 2,3-dioxygenase: MTDKTAKTLTSSGYYVSQEAPIQTDDPVPTPESTPPDVLRCAYMELVVTDLAASRVFYVDVLGLYVTEEDDEAIYLRSTEEFIHHNLVLRKGPIAAVAAFSYRVRDTSDLDRAVEFYTELGCDVRRNPDGFVKGVGDSVRVVDPLGFPIEFFHQSDHVERMSWRYDLHIPGELVRLDHFNQVTPDVPRAVKFMQDLGFRVTEDIQDDEGTVYAAWMRRKPTVHDTAMTGGDGPRMHHVCFATHEKHNILAICDKLGALRRSDAIERGPGRHGVSNAFYLYLRDPDGHRVEVYTQDYYTGDPDNPVITWDVHDNQRRDWWGNPVVPSWYTEASLVLDLDGNPQPVVARTDDSEMAVTIGADGFSYTRPDDDKDMPEYKQGEYKLGHQL; this comes from the coding sequence GTGACCGACAAGACTGCGAAGACGCTGACCTCATCGGGCTACTACGTGAGCCAGGAGGCTCCGATCCAGACCGACGACCCCGTCCCGACCCCCGAGAGCACGCCGCCCGACGTGCTGCGCTGCGCCTACATGGAACTGGTCGTCACCGACCTCGCAGCCTCGCGGGTGTTCTACGTCGACGTGCTCGGCCTGTACGTCACGGAGGAGGACGACGAGGCGATCTACCTCCGCTCGACCGAGGAGTTCATCCACCACAACCTCGTGCTGCGCAAGGGTCCGATCGCCGCGGTCGCCGCGTTCTCGTACCGCGTCCGCGACACCTCCGACCTCGACCGGGCGGTGGAGTTCTACACCGAGCTCGGCTGCGACGTGCGCCGCAACCCCGACGGCTTCGTCAAGGGCGTCGGCGACTCGGTGCGCGTGGTCGATCCGCTGGGCTTCCCCATCGAGTTCTTCCACCAGTCCGACCACGTCGAGCGGATGTCGTGGCGCTACGACCTGCACATCCCCGGCGAGCTCGTGCGTCTCGACCACTTCAACCAGGTCACCCCCGATGTGCCTCGCGCCGTCAAGTTCATGCAGGACCTGGGCTTCCGCGTGACCGAGGACATCCAGGACGACGAGGGCACCGTGTACGCCGCCTGGATGCGCCGCAAGCCCACCGTGCACGACACCGCGATGACCGGCGGCGACGGGCCCCGCATGCACCATGTGTGCTTCGCGACACACGAGAAGCACAACATCCTCGCGATCTGCGACAAGCTCGGTGCTCTGCGCCGCTCCGACGCCATCGAGCGCGGCCCCGGTCGCCACGGCGTCTCGAACGCGTTCTACCTGTACCTGCGCGACCCCGACGGCCACCGCGTCGAGGTGTACACGCAGGACTACTACACCGGCGACCCCGACAACCCCGTCATCACGTGGGACGTGCACGACAACCAGCGTCGGGACTGGTGGGGCAACCCGGTCGTGCCCTCCTGGTACACGGAGGCATCGCTCGTGCTCGACCTCGACGGCAACCCTCAGCCCGTCGTGGCTCGCACCGACGACTCCGAGATGGCCGTGACGATCGGGGCGGACGGGTTCTCGTACACCCGCCCGGACGACGACAAGGACATGCCCGAGTACAAGCAGGGCGAGTACAAGCTCGGCCACCAGCTCTGA
- the hpaE gene encoding 5-carboxymethyl-2-hydroxymuconate semialdehyde dehydrogenase — MTDSRIPADLPDHIQHYIDGAFVDSVDGDTFDVLDPVTNKTYTTAAAGKKADIELAVAAAKRAFDEGPWPRMLPRERSRVLHRIADIVESRDARLAELESYDSGLPITQALGQARRAAENFRFFADLIVAQSDDAFKVPGKQMNYVNRKPIGVAGLITPWNTPFMLESWKLGPALATGNTVVLKPAEFTPLSASLWAGIFEEAGLPQGVFNLVNGLGEDAGDALVKHPDVPLISFTGESSTGQLIFGNAAPFLKGLSMELGGKSPAVVFADADLEAAVDATIFGVFSLNGERCTAGSRILVERSIYEEFVERYAAQAKRVKVGYPHDPATEVGALVHPEHYDKVMSYVEIGKTEGRLVAGGGRPEGFDEGNFVAPTVFADVSPDARIFQEEIFGPVVAITPFDSDEEALSLANNTKYGLAAYIWTNDLKRAHNFAQSVEAGMVWLNSNNVRDLRTPFGGVKASGLGHEGGYRSIDFYTDQQSVHITLGGAHNPTFGKN; from the coding sequence ATGACCGATTCCCGCATCCCCGCAGACCTCCCCGATCACATCCAGCACTACATCGACGGCGCGTTCGTCGATTCGGTCGACGGTGACACGTTCGATGTGCTCGACCCCGTGACGAACAAGACGTACACGACGGCCGCGGCGGGCAAGAAGGCCGACATCGAGCTCGCCGTCGCGGCCGCGAAGCGCGCCTTCGACGAGGGCCCCTGGCCGCGCATGCTCCCCCGCGAGCGTTCGCGCGTGCTGCACAGGATCGCCGACATCGTCGAGTCGCGCGACGCCCGCCTGGCAGAGCTCGAGTCGTACGACTCCGGTCTGCCGATCACGCAGGCCCTCGGCCAGGCCCGCCGTGCCGCCGAGAACTTCCGCTTCTTCGCCGACCTGATCGTCGCGCAGTCCGACGACGCGTTCAAGGTGCCCGGCAAGCAGATGAACTACGTCAACCGCAAGCCGATCGGGGTCGCCGGCCTCATCACGCCGTGGAACACGCCGTTCATGCTCGAGTCGTGGAAGCTCGGCCCCGCACTCGCGACCGGCAACACCGTGGTGCTGAAGCCCGCCGAGTTCACACCGCTCTCGGCCTCGCTGTGGGCGGGGATCTTCGAAGAGGCAGGGCTTCCCCAGGGCGTCTTCAACCTCGTGAACGGCCTCGGCGAGGACGCCGGAGACGCCCTCGTGAAGCACCCGGACGTGCCCCTCATCTCGTTCACCGGCGAGAGCTCGACCGGGCAGCTGATCTTCGGCAACGCGGCTCCGTTCCTCAAGGGCCTGTCGATGGAACTCGGCGGCAAGTCGCCCGCCGTCGTCTTCGCCGACGCCGACCTCGAGGCCGCGGTCGACGCCACGATCTTCGGTGTCTTCTCGCTCAACGGCGAGCGCTGCACCGCAGGATCCCGCATCCTCGTCGAGCGCTCGATCTACGAGGAGTTCGTCGAGAGGTACGCCGCGCAGGCGAAGCGCGTCAAGGTCGGCTACCCGCACGACCCCGCGACCGAGGTCGGCGCGCTCGTGCACCCCGAGCACTACGACAAGGTGATGAGCTACGTCGAGATCGGCAAGACCGAGGGGCGCCTCGTCGCCGGAGGAGGCCGCCCCGAGGGGTTCGACGAGGGCAACTTCGTCGCCCCGACCGTGTTCGCCGACGTCTCCCCCGACGCCCGCATCTTCCAGGAGGAGATCTTCGGTCCGGTCGTCGCGATCACGCCGTTCGACTCCGACGAGGAGGCGCTCTCGCTCGCGAACAACACGAAGTACGGCCTCGCCGCCTACATCTGGACCAACGATCTGAAGCGCGCCCACAACTTCGCGCAGTCCGTCGAGGCCGGCATGGTGTGGCTCAACAGCAACAACGTGCGCGACCTGCGTACCCCGTTCGGCGGCGTCAAGGCCTCGGGCCTCGGCCACGAGGGCGGCTACCGGTCGATCGACTTCTACACCGACCAGCAGAGCGTGCACATCACGCTCGGCGGCGCCCACAACCCGACCTTCGGCAAGAACTGA
- a CDS encoding GntR family transcriptional regulator produces MSTIANASKSEQAYTWIRSRISGHTFGPGYRLVLGSLAEELGMSVVPVREAIRRLEAEGLVTFERNVGARVTLVDESEYAHTMQTLGLVEGAATALSAPLLDDTMLDAAEAVNERMTQMLGHLDAHAFTELNRQFHSLLFEPCPNPHLLDLVHRGWARLSGIRDSTFAYVPGRAQHSVEEHTQIIELIRAGADPLEIELAARNHRLRTRDAFLDALHARSHHNSGDES; encoded by the coding sequence ATGAGCACGATCGCGAACGCCAGCAAATCCGAGCAGGCCTACACATGGATCCGCTCGCGCATCTCGGGACACACATTCGGGCCCGGTTACCGGCTCGTGCTGGGGTCGCTGGCCGAGGAACTCGGCATGAGCGTCGTGCCGGTGCGCGAGGCCATCCGCCGCCTCGAGGCCGAGGGTCTCGTGACCTTCGAGCGCAACGTCGGCGCCCGCGTCACCCTGGTCGACGAGAGCGAATACGCACACACCATGCAGACGCTCGGGCTGGTCGAGGGAGCGGCGACCGCGCTCTCCGCTCCCCTGCTCGACGACACGATGCTCGACGCTGCCGAAGCCGTCAACGAGCGGATGACGCAGATGCTCGGCCACCTCGACGCCCACGCGTTCACCGAGCTCAACCGGCAGTTCCACTCGCTGCTGTTCGAACCGTGCCCCAATCCGCATCTGCTCGACCTCGTCCACCGCGGGTGGGCGCGACTCTCGGGCATCCGGGATTCCACGTTCGCCTATGTCCCCGGCAGAGCTCAGCACTCCGTCGAGGAGCACACGCAGATCATCGAACTGATCCGTGCGGGGGCCGACCCGCTCGAGATCGAGCTCGCCGCCCGCAACCACCGCCTGCGCACGAGAGACGCCTTCCTCGACGCGCTGCACGCCCGTTCTCACCACAACTCAGGAGACGAGTCATGA
- a CDS encoding fumarylacetoacetate hydrolase family protein, giving the protein MTRPGKIIAIHLSYASRADQRGRRPAAPSYFFKPSSSVGVSGGTVERPAGTELLAFEGEIALVIGTAARNVSLEDAWAHVSGVTASNDLGLYDLRANDKGSNVRSKGGDGYTPLGPELIDARTVDPAALRVRSWVNGELRQDDTTAGLIFPLAQLVADLSQHFTLEPGDVILTGTPAGSSVIVPGDVVEIEVDAPDAPGAPSSGRLVTTVTQGDVPFDADLGSLPTVDDLQRTEAWGSREEAGLPAESTEPALSPELRAKLLEAPTAGLSAQLRKRGHHSCFIDGVAANIPGSKIVGTAKTLRFVPFREDLFKAHGGGYNAQKRTFDAVEAGEIIVIEARGDATTGTLGDILALRAVARGAAGVVTDGGVRDFDAVAEIGLPVFSRGAHPSVLGRKHVPWDFDITISCGGATVQPGDIIVGDSDGVIVIPPALAAQVADDALAQEVEDAWIAEQVAAGHPVDGLFPLNAEWRARYEAATGAGSDAGARS; this is encoded by the coding sequence ATGACCCGCCCCGGCAAGATCATCGCGATCCACCTGAGCTACGCCTCCCGTGCGGATCAGCGAGGACGCAGGCCCGCAGCCCCCTCCTACTTCTTCAAGCCGTCCAGCTCCGTCGGCGTCTCCGGTGGCACGGTCGAACGCCCGGCCGGCACCGAGCTGCTCGCGTTCGAGGGCGAGATCGCTCTGGTGATCGGCACCGCAGCGCGGAACGTCTCCCTCGAAGACGCCTGGGCCCACGTCAGCGGGGTCACCGCGTCGAACGACCTGGGGCTCTACGACCTGCGCGCCAACGACAAGGGCTCCAACGTCCGCTCCAAGGGCGGCGACGGCTACACGCCTCTCGGCCCGGAGCTCATCGACGCCCGCACCGTCGATCCCGCCGCCCTGCGCGTGCGCTCCTGGGTCAACGGTGAGCTCCGCCAGGACGACACGACTGCCGGGCTGATCTTCCCGCTCGCGCAGCTGGTCGCCGACCTCTCCCAGCACTTCACGCTCGAGCCCGGCGACGTCATCCTCACCGGAACCCCCGCAGGGTCCTCCGTGATCGTCCCGGGCGACGTGGTCGAGATCGAGGTCGATGCTCCGGATGCCCCGGGCGCGCCGTCCTCCGGTCGGCTCGTCACGACGGTGACACAGGGCGACGTGCCCTTCGACGCGGACCTCGGGTCGCTCCCGACTGTCGACGACCTGCAGCGCACCGAAGCATGGGGATCCCGCGAAGAGGCGGGTCTTCCTGCCGAGTCGACCGAACCCGCCCTCTCCCCCGAGCTGCGCGCCAAGCTGCTCGAGGCGCCGACTGCCGGCCTCTCGGCGCAGCTGCGCAAGAGGGGGCATCATTCGTGCTTCATCGACGGGGTGGCCGCGAACATCCCGGGCAGCAAGATCGTCGGCACGGCCAAGACGCTGCGCTTCGTCCCCTTCCGTGAAGACCTCTTCAAGGCCCACGGAGGCGGCTACAACGCGCAGAAGCGCACGTTCGATGCCGTCGAGGCGGGCGAGATCATCGTGATCGAGGCCAGGGGCGACGCGACGACGGGAACCCTCGGCGACATCCTCGCCCTGCGCGCCGTCGCCCGCGGCGCCGCCGGCGTCGTCACCGACGGAGGTGTGCGCGACTTCGACGCGGTCGCCGAGATCGGACTCCCGGTGTTCTCGCGGGGCGCGCACCCCTCGGTCCTCGGCCGCAAGCACGTGCCGTGGGACTTCGACATCACCATCTCCTGCGGCGGCGCGACCGTGCAGCCTGGCGACATCATCGTGGGCGACAGCGACGGGGTCATCGTGATCCCGCCCGCTCTCGCCGCGCAGGTCGCGGACGACGCGCTCGCCCAGGAGGTCGAAGACGCCTGGATCGCCGAGCAGGTCGCGGCCGGGCACCCCGTCGACGGGCTGTTCCCGCTAAATGCGGAATGGCGCGCCAGATACGAAGCCGCGACGGGCGCAGGGTCCGACGCGGGAGCTCGGTCATGA
- a CDS encoding MFS transporter — translation MSGQSQAGFTPTGTIATTADRRRVVFATVVGTTVEWYDFFIYATAVGLVFGQLFFEPLGANSAIVAFATVGVSFLFRPLGAFLAGHYGDKLGRKTVLMWTLILMGAATALIGVLPTYEAIGIAAPIMLVLLRILQGISAGGEWGGAVLMAVEHAPKSKRGIFGASPQIGVPLGLLLASGVMALMTAIAPGDQFLQWGWRIPFLLSVVLILVGYYVRRKVEESPVFIELAERKEKASMPIVQLFRKHLLLVIVAALVFAGNNAVGYMTTGGYIQGYATNPEGPIGLERGPVLWAVTGSAVTWLITTLIAGWLSDRIGRRTTYIIGWVMQLVGVFTLFPLVNTGDVGLLFAGLAILTIGLGFTYGPQAALYTELFPASIRFSGVSISYAIGAIAGGAFAPTIATAIVQATGSTQAVTWYLAGMTLLGLIATLLLRDRSGIPLGPDHEEEQSVSPIRGLAKV, via the coding sequence ATGAGCGGGCAGTCACAGGCTGGGTTCACACCCACCGGAACCATCGCGACAACGGCCGATCGGCGCCGGGTCGTGTTCGCCACAGTCGTCGGCACCACGGTCGAGTGGTACGACTTCTTCATCTACGCCACGGCCGTCGGCCTGGTGTTCGGACAGCTGTTCTTCGAGCCCCTCGGAGCGAACAGCGCCATCGTCGCGTTCGCCACGGTCGGCGTCAGCTTCCTCTTCCGCCCGCTCGGGGCCTTCCTCGCCGGCCATTACGGCGACAAGCTCGGACGCAAGACCGTGCTGATGTGGACGCTGATCCTGATGGGTGCCGCGACCGCCCTCATCGGTGTGCTGCCGACCTATGAGGCGATCGGAATCGCCGCACCCATCATGCTGGTGCTGCTGCGCATCCTGCAGGGCATCTCGGCCGGCGGCGAGTGGGGCGGGGCGGTGCTGATGGCCGTCGAGCACGCGCCCAAGTCGAAGCGCGGGATCTTCGGCGCATCGCCGCAGATCGGCGTGCCGCTCGGCCTGCTGCTCGCGTCGGGAGTGATGGCGCTGATGACGGCGATCGCACCGGGAGATCAGTTCCTGCAGTGGGGCTGGCGCATCCCGTTCCTCCTGAGCGTCGTCCTGATCCTCGTCGGCTACTACGTGCGCCGGAAGGTCGAGGAGAGCCCGGTCTTCATCGAGCTCGCGGAGCGCAAGGAGAAGGCGAGCATGCCGATCGTGCAGCTGTTCCGCAAGCACCTCCTGCTCGTGATCGTCGCTGCACTCGTCTTCGCCGGCAACAACGCGGTCGGCTACATGACGACCGGTGGATACATCCAGGGATACGCCACCAACCCCGAGGGGCCGATCGGCCTCGAGCGCGGACCCGTGCTGTGGGCGGTCACCGGTTCCGCCGTCACCTGGCTCATCACGACGCTGATCGCCGGATGGCTGTCGGACCGCATCGGTCGACGCACCACCTACATCATCGGCTGGGTGATGCAGCTCGTCGGTGTGTTCACGCTGTTCCCGCTCGTCAACACCGGCGATGTCGGGCTGCTCTTCGCAGGGCTCGCGATCCTGACGATCGGTCTCGGCTTCACGTACGGACCTCAGGCGGCTCTGTACACCGAGCTCTTCCCTGCGAGCATCCGCTTCTCGGGCGTCTCGATCTCGTACGCGATCGGGGCGATCGCCGGCGGGGCGTTCGCGCCGACCATCGCGACCGCCATCGTGCAGGCCACCGGTTCGACGCAGGCCGTCACCTGGTACCTCGCCGGCATGACGCTGCTCGGCCTCATCGCGACGCTGCTGCTGCGCGATCGCTCCGGGATCCCGCTGGGACCGGACCACGAGGAGGAGCAGTCCGTGAGTCCGATCCGTGGGCTCGCCAAGGTCTGA
- a CDS encoding IclR family transcriptional regulator, translating to MPEGTPASQTLSRGIRILEVLADARIPLTIDAIAARIEVHRSVAYRLLRTLEDHRLIGRDASGAVTLGPRMAALAAGVAHDLQAEAIPELTAIANELGMTCFLGVLDGDDCITLASIEPRHTIASVAQRPGARHPVTVGAPGKAILTQLPISQWPGDARPALHAEVDEARVRGFATSHDEVIPTVQSVAVPLALRGQRPAAIAVVHVATDLDDAEIAARLRRSASAIREALDG from the coding sequence ATGCCCGAAGGCACTCCGGCCTCACAGACCCTCAGCCGCGGCATCCGGATCCTCGAGGTACTCGCCGATGCGCGGATCCCGCTCACGATCGACGCGATCGCCGCCAGAATCGAGGTCCATCGCTCGGTCGCCTACCGGCTGCTGCGAACACTGGAAGACCACCGGCTCATCGGGAGAGACGCGTCAGGGGCCGTGACACTGGGCCCGCGCATGGCGGCGCTGGCTGCCGGCGTCGCCCACGACCTGCAGGCCGAGGCGATCCCCGAGCTGACCGCGATCGCGAACGAACTCGGCATGACCTGCTTCCTCGGCGTGCTCGACGGAGACGACTGCATCACGCTCGCGAGCATCGAACCTCGTCATACGATCGCGAGCGTCGCCCAGCGGCCTGGCGCCAGGCATCCGGTCACGGTGGGGGCACCGGGCAAGGCGATCCTCACGCAGCTCCCGATCTCGCAATGGCCGGGTGATGCGCGCCCGGCCCTGCACGCGGAGGTCGACGAGGCGCGCGTGCGCGGATTCGCGACGAGTCACGACGAGGTCATCCCCACCGTGCAGTCCGTCGCCGTGCCGCTCGCGCTTCGTGGTCAGCGCCCTGCGGCGATCGCGGTCGTGCACGTGGCCACCGACCTCGACGACGCCGAGATCGCGGCGCGTCTGCGGCGCTCTGCGTCGGCGATCCGAGAAGCCCTCGACGGTTGA